The following proteins are encoded in a genomic region of Aquifex aeolicus VF5:
- the tilS gene encoding tRNA lysidine(34) synthetase TilS — MNPESRVIRKVLALQNDEKIFSGERRVLIAFSGGVDSVVLTDVLLKLKNYFSLKEVALAHFNHMLRESAERDEEFCKEFAKERNMKIFVGKEDVRAFAKENRMSLEEAGRFLRYKFLKEILESEGFDCIATAHHLNDLLETSLLFFTRGTGLDGLIGFLPKEEVIRRPLYYVKRSEIEEYAKFKGLRWVEDETNYEVSIPRNRIRHRVIPELKRINENLEDTFLKMVKVLRAEREFLEEEAQKLYKEVKKGNCLDVKKLKEKPLALQRRVIRKFIGEKDYEKVELVRSLLEKGGEVNLGKGKVLKRKERWLCFSPEV, encoded by the coding sequence ATGAATCCTGAAAGCAGGGTAATAAGGAAAGTTTTAGCCCTTCAGAACGACGAAAAGATTTTTAGCGGAGAAAGAAGGGTTTTAATCGCCTTCTCGGGCGGGGTGGACTCCGTAGTCCTCACAGATGTCCTTCTAAAACTTAAGAATTACTTTTCCCTTAAAGAAGTAGCCCTTGCACACTTCAACCATATGCTAAGGGAGAGTGCAGAGAGGGACGAGGAGTTTTGCAAGGAATTTGCCAAGGAAAGAAACATGAAAATTTTTGTAGGCAAGGAAGACGTAAGGGCTTTTGCGAAAGAGAATAGAATGAGCCTGGAAGAAGCCGGAAGGTTCCTGAGGTACAAATTCTTAAAGGAGATCCTTGAAAGTGAAGGTTTTGATTGCATAGCAACCGCTCACCACTTGAACGACCTCCTCGAGACTTCCCTTCTCTTTTTTACGAGGGGAACGGGACTCGACGGACTTATAGGTTTTCTGCCGAAAGAAGAAGTTATCCGAAGACCCCTCTACTACGTAAAAAGGAGTGAGATAGAGGAGTACGCAAAATTCAAAGGACTCAGGTGGGTAGAGGATGAAACCAATTACGAAGTTTCCATACCCAGAAACAGGATAAGACACAGGGTAATTCCGGAGCTCAAAAGGATTAATGAAAACCTAGAAGACACTTTCTTGAAAATGGTAAAAGTTTTGAGAGCGGAAAGGGAATTTCTGGAGGAGGAAGCGCAGAAGCTTTACAAGGAAGTAAAAAAAGGGAACTGCCTTGACGTAAAAAAGTTAAAAGAAAAACCCTTAGCCCTTCAAAGGAGGGTTATCAGGAAGTTTATAGGAGAAAAGGATTACGAGAAAGTAGAACTGGTAAGGAGTTTACTGGAAAAGGGAGGGGAAGTAAACCTCGGGAAGGGAAAAGTTTTAAAGAGGAAGGAAAGGTGGCTCTGCTTTAGTCCTGAGGTTTGA
- a CDS encoding succinate--CoA ligase subunit alpha, whose translation MEKNWNVGTKYLNDKTRIIVVGITGREASQVVTESEALYPGFIKVGVTPGKGGTEVAGVPVFNTVKEALSSPEGKDVNTGLVYVPPASVKDAVIELIDAGIKLIYIVTEHVPIRDTVYFYHYAKERGVTIVGPTSLGCIVPRIPARIGAIGGKNPSIAYADGGLVILSKSGGLTTTTAEMFKRRGWGVYMALALGGDVISCTTFADVLEEIADDPNVKGVVIQGEVGGTYEEQAAETILRLYKEGRWNKPVAAFVAGKFQEKMEGVSFGHAGAIVERGKGKATDKIRMFNEVGKETGLVKVAEFYHDLVNCIEELGVPRDFEDSTPGGKVEPLYRTIDPETCEFKPQD comes from the coding sequence ATGGAAAAGAACTGGAACGTAGGTACGAAGTACTTGAACGATAAAACGAGGATAATTGTTGTAGGTATTACGGGAAGGGAAGCCTCTCAGGTCGTTACCGAAAGTGAAGCCCTCTACCCCGGATTTATTAAGGTTGGAGTTACGCCCGGAAAAGGCGGAACGGAAGTTGCGGGAGTTCCCGTCTTCAACACCGTAAAGGAAGCTCTTTCTTCTCCCGAAGGAAAAGACGTAAACACTGGGCTCGTTTACGTTCCTCCAGCTTCCGTAAAGGACGCGGTAATAGAACTCATCGACGCGGGAATCAAGTTAATCTACATAGTCACGGAACACGTTCCCATAAGGGATACCGTTTACTTCTATCACTACGCGAAAGAAAGGGGTGTTACGATAGTAGGCCCTACTTCCCTCGGTTGCATAGTTCCGAGAATTCCCGCAAGGATTGGTGCGATAGGAGGTAAAAATCCTTCCATAGCCTACGCGGACGGCGGACTCGTCATACTCTCTAAGTCTGGAGGACTTACCACGACAACGGCGGAAATGTTCAAGAGAAGGGGATGGGGTGTTTACATGGCTCTGGCACTCGGCGGAGACGTTATATCCTGTACAACCTTTGCGGACGTTCTAGAAGAAATAGCGGATGACCCCAACGTCAAGGGTGTAGTTATACAGGGAGAGGTAGGCGGAACTTACGAAGAGCAGGCAGCCGAGACGATACTCAGACTTTACAAGGAAGGTAGGTGGAACAAACCCGTTGCGGCGTTTGTAGCCGGTAAGTTCCAAGAGAAGATGGAAGGTGTTTCCTTCGGTCACGCGGGAGCGATAGTTGAAAGGGGTAAGGGTAAGGCTACGGACAAGATAAGGATGTTTAACGAAGTTGGAAAGGAAACAGGACTGGTTAAGGTTGCTGAGTTTTACCACGACCTCGTAAACTGCATAGAAGAACTCGGAGTTCCCAGAGACTTTGAAGACTCCACACCCGGCGGAAAGGTAGAACCTCTCTACAGAACAATAGACCCCGAAACCTGCGAGTTCAAACCTCAGGACTAA
- the nadA gene encoding quinolinate synthase NadA, which produces MVQLALKEEKELTKEEIKELQKEVRRLAKEKNAVILAHYYQRPEVQDIADFVGDSLELARKASQTDADIIVFCGVRFMCETAKIVNPEKKVLHPNPESGCPMADMITAKQVRELREKHPDAEFVAYINTTADVKAEVDICVTSANAPKIIKKLEAKKIVFLPDQALGNWVAKQVPEKEFIIWKGFCPPHFEFTYKELEKLKEMYPDAKVAVHPECHPRVIELADFVGSTSQILKYATSVDAKRVIVVTEVGLKYTLEKINPNKEYIFPQSMNYCGTVYCCTMKGITLPKVYETLKNEINEVTLPKDIIERARRPIERMLELS; this is translated from the coding sequence ATGGTACAGCTCGCCTTAAAGGAGGAGAAAGAACTTACTAAGGAGGAGATAAAGGAACTCCAGAAAGAAGTTAGGAGACTCGCAAAGGAAAAGAACGCTGTAATACTCGCTCACTATTATCAGAGACCGGAGGTTCAAGATATAGCGGATTTTGTAGGAGATTCTTTAGAGCTCGCCAGAAAGGCTTCTCAGACGGACGCGGACATTATTGTATTCTGCGGTGTTAGGTTTATGTGTGAAACCGCAAAGATAGTAAATCCCGAGAAAAAGGTTCTCCACCCAAATCCGGAAAGCGGATGCCCCATGGCAGACATGATAACGGCAAAGCAAGTAAGGGAACTCAGGGAAAAGCATCCGGACGCGGAATTCGTAGCCTACATAAACACCACCGCGGACGTTAAGGCGGAAGTGGACATATGCGTAACCTCCGCAAACGCCCCAAAAATAATAAAGAAACTCGAAGCTAAAAAGATCGTATTCCTACCGGATCAAGCTCTCGGTAACTGGGTGGCAAAGCAAGTTCCGGAAAAGGAATTCATAATATGGAAAGGTTTCTGTCCTCCACACTTTGAGTTTACGTACAAGGAACTCGAAAAGTTAAAGGAAATGTACCCCGACGCCAAGGTGGCAGTTCACCCAGAGTGCCACCCCAGAGTCATAGAACTTGCGGACTTCGTAGGATCTACTTCCCAGATACTCAAGTACGCCACAAGTGTTGATGCAAAAAGGGTAATAGTGGTAACCGAAGTTGGACTCAAGTACACACTGGAAAAGATTAATCCGAATAAGGAATACATTTTCCCCCAATCCATGAATTACTGCGGAACCGTTTACTGTTGTACAATGAAGGGAATTACGCTACCTAAAGTTTACGAGACCTTAAAGAACGAAATAAACGAAGTGACGCTTCCCAAAGATATTATAGAGAGGGCGAGGAGACCCATAGAGAGGATGCTCGAGCTCAGTTAA
- the rlmB gene encoding 23S rRNA (guanosine(2251)-2'-O)-methyltransferase RlmB, translating to MEKKFVIWGRNPIIEALRAGRNLEKIYVAHDSHPPKELLELAKKRGVKVQRISRKKVEELAGTKKTQGVVALLSPVNYVSPHELFKECIEKKSFFIVIDHITDPQNVGNLLRTCEVLGGVGALISKDRTSPINETVVKASSGAVFHLKISKVSSLSRELKNFQKMGGWVFAVEKGGKDIREVDIPLPVALVLGSEDKGVSKSVLDISDQIVTIPMKGKVTSLNVGSAGAIAMWETAKKIL from the coding sequence ATGGAGAAGAAGTTCGTAATCTGGGGAAGGAACCCGATAATAGAGGCATTGAGGGCGGGAAGAAACTTAGAAAAGATTTACGTGGCTCACGACAGCCACCCGCCCAAAGAACTTTTAGAACTCGCAAAAAAGAGAGGTGTAAAAGTTCAGAGGATATCAAGAAAGAAAGTAGAAGAACTCGCGGGAACCAAGAAAACTCAGGGAGTTGTTGCGCTTCTTTCTCCCGTAAATTACGTTTCCCCTCATGAACTATTTAAGGAGTGTATTGAGAAAAAGTCTTTCTTTATAGTGATAGACCACATAACCGACCCTCAAAACGTGGGAAACTTGCTCAGAACCTGCGAGGTTCTCGGCGGAGTTGGAGCTTTAATTTCTAAGGACAGGACTTCTCCCATCAACGAGACCGTAGTTAAGGCTTCAAGCGGTGCAGTCTTTCACCTGAAGATTTCAAAAGTTTCCAGTCTTTCGAGAGAACTTAAGAACTTCCAGAAGATGGGAGGGTGGGTGTTTGCGGTAGAAAAAGGAGGAAAGGATATAAGGGAGGTTGACATTCCTCTTCCCGTAGCTCTTGTCTTGGGATCCGAGGACAAAGGAGTCTCAAAGAGTGTTTTAGATATTTCGGACCAAATCGTAACCATACCAATGAAGGGGAAAGTAACTTCGTTAAATGTCGGGTCCGCCGGTGCTATAGCCATGTGGGAAACCGCAAAGAAGATACTTTAA
- a CDS encoding Zn-dependent exopeptidase M28 — translation MISEKIKEIQRVCEEICWKNRLSGTKGNKEARKFIKNYLKRKGFKVYEEDFSVTKTVPVSARIKCEGEEFPAFPLIGSLWGETSGEVVILKNLEEEKDLKGKVVALPVGGRRDSEKAKFLRDKKASGMVTFLEELDVPFSGTIGDVKFFAVNTTREIVKRIEGKNVILDIRTEKKEIKGKNLYVEFGRGPVLLLVAHYDTKPFVYGAIDNGLSVALLLVMSRELAGFQEIPFRIRILFTDCEELGLEGASHHALHSKNIFYVINLDSIGWKNPAVLYEDASGENGRLINEKLFKHLMDMKVDIPFVESKTGMSDHVPFKEKGAQTLFLSSDPFTLRHTQLDDYFAIDWEVVKVWYEVISYFVRRIHRL, via the coding sequence ATGATAAGTGAGAAGATAAAAGAAATTCAAAGAGTATGCGAGGAGATTTGTTGGAAAAACAGGCTTTCCGGCACTAAAGGGAATAAAGAAGCGAGGAAGTTTATAAAAAATTATCTGAAGAGGAAAGGTTTTAAGGTTTACGAGGAGGATTTTTCCGTAACTAAAACCGTTCCCGTTTCTGCAAGGATAAAGTGCGAAGGGGAAGAATTCCCGGCCTTTCCGCTCATCGGAAGTCTTTGGGGAGAGACATCGGGAGAAGTAGTAATCCTTAAAAACCTTGAAGAAGAAAAGGATTTGAAGGGAAAGGTAGTAGCCCTGCCCGTAGGGGGAAGGAGGGACTCCGAAAAGGCGAAGTTTTTAAGGGATAAAAAAGCTTCCGGAATGGTAACCTTTCTGGAAGAACTGGACGTGCCCTTTTCTGGAACTATAGGAGACGTAAAGTTCTTTGCGGTAAACACTACTAGGGAAATAGTCAAAAGAATTGAGGGAAAGAACGTAATCCTCGATATAAGAACGGAGAAAAAGGAGATAAAGGGGAAGAACCTTTATGTGGAGTTCGGAAGGGGACCCGTGCTCTTGCTCGTAGCTCATTACGATACAAAACCCTTCGTGTACGGTGCTATAGACAACGGTCTTTCCGTAGCACTTTTGCTCGTGATGTCAAGGGAACTTGCGGGATTTCAGGAAATTCCCTTCAGGATAAGGATACTCTTTACGGATTGCGAAGAACTAGGACTGGAAGGTGCTTCTCACCACGCCCTTCACTCAAAGAATATCTTTTACGTGATAAACCTCGACTCTATAGGCTGGAAGAATCCGGCGGTTCTGTACGAGGACGCGAGCGGGGAAAACGGAAGGCTCATCAACGAAAAATTATTCAAACACTTGATGGACATGAAGGTGGATATACCCTTTGTGGAAAGTAAGACGGGAATGAGCGACCACGTACCCTTCAAAGAAAAGGGAGCACAAACACTCTTTCTCTCATCAGATCCCTTTACTCTCAGACACACACAGCTAGACGACTACTTCGCTATAGACTGGGAAGTGGTAAAGGTGTGGTACGAGGTGATTTCTTACTTTGTGAGAAGGATCCACAGACTTTAG
- the ilvE gene encoding branched-chain-amino-acid transaminase, translated as MDFAFFEGKIVPVEEAKISIMTNSFHYGTAIFEGIRAYWNEEEEQLYILFAKEHYERLLTNARCLFMELNYSAEELVEITKEILRKSEIREDVYIRPIAYFKDLKLTPKLIDYTPEIAIYLYRFGRYLDTSKGIRAKVSSWRRNDDNSIPSRWKVAGAYVNSALAKTEALMSGYDEAILLNSQGYVAEGSGENIFIIKNGKAITPSPNEHILEGITRNAVITLLKKELVVEVEERPIARSELYTADEVFLTGTAAEVTPVVEIDNRKIGNGEIGPITKQLQEFYFNAVRGKIQRYKKWLTPVYDK; from the coding sequence ATGGATTTCGCTTTCTTCGAAGGCAAAATAGTGCCCGTGGAAGAGGCAAAAATAAGCATAATGACCAATTCCTTCCACTACGGCACGGCCATCTTTGAAGGGATAAGGGCGTACTGGAACGAAGAAGAGGAACAACTCTACATCCTCTTTGCAAAGGAACACTACGAAAGACTCCTCACTAACGCAAGGTGTCTGTTTATGGAATTAAACTACTCTGCTGAGGAACTCGTTGAAATTACTAAAGAGATATTAAGAAAATCTGAGATAAGGGAGGACGTTTACATAAGACCTATAGCTTACTTTAAGGACTTGAAATTAACTCCTAAGTTAATAGACTACACACCCGAAATAGCGATATACCTCTACAGGTTCGGCAGGTACCTAGACACTTCAAAGGGTATAAGGGCAAAGGTTTCTTCTTGGAGGAGGAACGACGACAACTCAATACCATCCCGCTGGAAGGTTGCGGGGGCCTACGTGAACAGTGCACTTGCAAAGACTGAAGCCCTCATGTCTGGATACGACGAGGCTATACTTCTCAACTCTCAGGGCTACGTTGCGGAAGGTTCGGGAGAAAATATCTTTATAATAAAAAACGGAAAGGCCATAACACCTTCTCCCAACGAACACATACTTGAAGGCATAACGAGGAACGCGGTAATAACTCTTTTGAAAAAGGAACTAGTTGTGGAGGTGGAGGAAAGACCAATAGCGAGGAGTGAGCTTTACACCGCGGACGAGGTGTTTTTGACGGGGACAGCTGCCGAAGTGACTCCCGTGGTAGAGATAGACAACAGGAAGATAGGAAACGGAGAGATAGGTCCTATAACAAAACAGCTTCAGGAGTTTTACTTTAACGCAGTAAGGGGGAAAATCCAGAGGTACAAAAAGTGGTTAACGCCCGTTTATGATAAGTGA
- a CDS encoding SPOR domain-containing protein, with protein sequence MQKKHRLIFLATVLAGLILFYFGVDTWMKQKQVQQNQPPPIVIKPVAPVKPKTQESNQTTKKEVKQEEQKKEEPKKMVQKQETQEKREVKKSEKNEVKQTQEKKDVKVAKKVPKTEKKAANLRTYKFQVGAFRYRENAYKMAKIVRSKGFDAQVVKVGSLYRVYAYVKAKNYWEAKREIKKHFKDAIFVRK encoded by the coding sequence ATGCAAAAAAAACACAGGCTTATTTTCCTCGCAACGGTTTTAGCCGGTTTGATACTATTCTACTTCGGTGTGGACACGTGGATGAAACAAAAACAGGTTCAGCAAAACCAGCCTCCTCCCATAGTCATAAAGCCGGTAGCTCCCGTAAAGCCAAAAACTCAAGAAAGTAATCAAACTACAAAGAAAGAGGTAAAACAGGAGGAACAAAAGAAGGAAGAACCTAAAAAGATGGTACAAAAGCAAGAAACGCAGGAAAAGAGGGAAGTAAAAAAATCCGAGAAGAATGAGGTAAAGCAGACTCAGGAGAAAAAAGATGTAAAGGTTGCGAAAAAGGTTCCAAAAACAGAAAAGAAGGCTGCGAATTTAAGAACGTACAAGTTTCAGGTGGGGGCATTTCGCTACAGGGAAAACGCTTACAAAATGGCAAAAATCGTGAGGAGTAAAGGTTTTGACGCTCAAGTTGTTAAGGTTGGAAGTCTTTACAGAGTTTACGCCTACGTTAAGGCTAAAAATTACTGGGAAGCGAAAAGAGAAATTAAGAAGCACTTTAAGGATGCTATATTTGTAAGGAAATGA